One segment of Streptomyces sp. YIM 121038 DNA contains the following:
- a CDS encoding FUSC family protein, which translates to MSSTPPPAHASPPSRPSPRAHPRRLPLAGVLRLGKPSDIWFKPATSVFVAMAIPHLTLLALGRLDLVMYTMAGSLCALYAHQLPYAARARALARVVAGMVASVAVALTTAALAPGAAVLVAVGALLAAAQKALCDATRIGPPGHLIFTFVSSASLFAPQRLGQVPGHLALTLGAGAVAWLVGMAPAPLRPHGPERRATGRALRAAAAYADAVAADASGPGAARARAAATDAAHAAWQSLHATRADATRTALHHLVASAEEALAAPAAGDPVRLRALAAGLRGTGAVPDTGATAPHPPLERAEEAEAALPLWRRLAPGSPLLPIALRTGVGCALAGYAALALGVGRPYWALVTAASLYQANVTLTWSRGVQRVVGNVVGVVAFAALVPLAHHDHAALIVCGLLCAFGAEALITRNYWLGCVCVTPMALLVTEFGRFQDPGALIADRVVDTLLGALLGLVAAVAVTNRRAADHIEHALAATDRARAHAESALRGPARDLHRARRRLTASLVALRAAHDTAAGEWWQRELPARRVADAERAGHRTLAATVRGGPQAAEGARP; encoded by the coding sequence ATGAGCAGCACCCCACCTCCCGCCCACGCCTCGCCCCCGTCCAGGCCTTCGCCGCGCGCGCACCCGCGCCGTCTGCCGCTCGCCGGTGTGCTCCGCCTCGGCAAGCCGTCGGACATCTGGTTCAAGCCCGCGACGAGCGTCTTCGTCGCCATGGCGATCCCCCATCTGACGCTGCTCGCCCTCGGCCGCCTCGACCTCGTGATGTACACGATGGCCGGGTCGCTCTGCGCCCTGTACGCACACCAACTGCCGTACGCCGCACGGGCCCGCGCCCTCGCCCGGGTCGTCGCCGGGATGGTCGCGAGCGTGGCGGTCGCCCTGACCACCGCCGCGCTCGCGCCCGGCGCGGCGGTGCTCGTGGCGGTGGGCGCGCTCCTCGCCGCCGCCCAGAAGGCGCTCTGCGACGCCACCCGCATCGGCCCGCCCGGCCATCTGATCTTCACCTTCGTCAGCTCCGCGAGCCTGTTCGCGCCGCAGCGCCTCGGCCAGGTGCCCGGCCATCTCGCCCTGACGCTCGGCGCGGGGGCCGTGGCCTGGCTCGTCGGCATGGCACCCGCGCCGCTGCGCCCGCACGGCCCCGAGCGGCGCGCCACCGGCCGGGCCCTGCGTGCCGCCGCCGCGTACGCCGACGCCGTGGCGGCCGACGCGAGCGGGCCCGGCGCCGCGCGGGCCCGTGCCGCCGCCACCGACGCCGCGCACGCCGCCTGGCAGTCCCTGCACGCGACCCGCGCCGACGCGACCCGCACCGCGCTGCACCACCTCGTGGCGAGTGCCGAGGAAGCCCTCGCCGCGCCCGCCGCGGGAGACCCCGTGCGGCTGCGCGCCCTGGCCGCGGGGCTGCGCGGCACCGGGGCCGTCCCGGACACCGGCGCCACGGCCCCGCACCCGCCGCTGGAGCGGGCCGAGGAGGCCGAGGCCGCGCTGCCGCTGTGGCGGCGGCTCGCGCCCGGGTCGCCGCTGCTGCCCATCGCGCTGCGCACCGGTGTCGGCTGCGCCCTCGCCGGATACGCGGCGCTCGCGCTCGGCGTCGGGCGCCCCTACTGGGCCCTGGTCACCGCCGCGTCCCTGTACCAGGCCAACGTCACCCTGACCTGGAGCCGCGGCGTACAGCGCGTCGTCGGCAACGTCGTGGGCGTGGTCGCCTTCGCCGCGCTCGTGCCGCTCGCGCACCACGACCACGCCGCGCTGATCGTGTGCGGGCTGCTCTGTGCCTTCGGCGCGGAGGCCCTCATCACCCGCAACTACTGGCTGGGCTGCGTGTGCGTGACGCCGATGGCGCTGCTCGTCACCGAGTTCGGACGCTTCCAGGACCCCGGCGCGCTGATCGCCGACCGCGTCGTGGACACCCTGCTCGGCGCGCTGCTCGGCCTCGTCGCCGCCGTGGCCGTCACCAACCGGCGGGCCGCCGACCACATCGAGCACGCCCTCGCCGCCACGGACCGCGCCCGCGCCCACGCCGAAAGCGCCCTGCGGGGGCCCGCCCGCGACCTGCACCGGGCCCGGCGCCGTCTGACCGCGAGCCTCGTCGCCCTGCGCGCCGCCCACGACACGGCCGCGGGCGAGTGGTGGCAGCGCGAGCTCCCCGCGCGCCGGGTGGCGGACGCCGAGCGCGCCGGGCACCGTACGCTCGCGGCTACGGTACGTGGTGGACCGCAGGCCGCGGAGGGCGCGCGGCCGTGA
- a CDS encoding MarR family winged helix-turn-helix transcriptional regulator produces MTSGYGRAGAGDTVAAVVRQWQQVHPGVDTAPMEIIGRINRCAALLQQAEDAPLRRAGLTRPEFDLLGALRRTGHELTPGELARETFSSGAAVTKRLKLLQERALIDRRPDTRDRRVAHVRLTDAGRDLVDAVLPDQLAYETTVLAGLAGDGQERLGALLGELLSQLEGRLGVPRG; encoded by the coding sequence ATGACGAGTGGGTACGGCCGGGCGGGTGCGGGCGACACGGTGGCCGCGGTGGTCCGCCAGTGGCAGCAGGTGCATCCGGGCGTGGACACGGCGCCGATGGAGATCATCGGCCGCATCAACCGCTGCGCGGCCCTGCTCCAGCAGGCGGAGGACGCCCCGCTGCGCCGGGCGGGCCTGACCCGCCCGGAGTTCGACCTGCTCGGCGCCCTGCGCCGCACCGGCCACGAGTTGACCCCCGGCGAGCTGGCCCGCGAGACCTTCTCCTCGGGCGCGGCGGTCACCAAGCGCCTCAAGCTGCTCCAGGAGCGCGCCCTGATCGACCGCCGCCCGGACACGCGTGACCGCCGTGTCGCGCACGTCCGCCTGACCGACGCGGGCCGCGACCTCGTCGACGCGGTCCTGCCCGACCAGCTGGCGTACGAGACGACGGTGCTCGCGGGCCTGGCGGGCGACGGCCAGGAGCGCCTCGGGGCCCTCCTGGGCGAGCTGCTCAGCCAGCTGGAGGGCCGCCTCGGCGTCCCGCGCGGGTGA
- a CDS encoding VOC family protein: protein MVHVLSSRILLRPTDPERSRTFYGTDLGLAVHREFGTGPERGTVYFLGGGFLEVSGRSAEPPSPAVQLWLQVADAAAAHADLAARGVEILRPPVKEPWGLVEMWIADPDGVRIAVVEVPEDHPLRYRP from the coding sequence ATGGTGCACGTACTCAGCAGCAGAATCCTCCTGCGCCCCACCGACCCGGAGCGCTCCCGGACCTTCTACGGCACGGACCTCGGCCTCGCCGTCCACCGCGAGTTCGGCACGGGGCCCGAGCGCGGCACGGTGTACTTCCTCGGCGGCGGCTTCCTGGAGGTCTCCGGCCGCTCGGCGGAGCCCCCTTCGCCCGCCGTGCAGTTGTGGCTCCAGGTCGCGGACGCGGCCGCCGCGCACGCGGACCTGGCCGCGCGCGGCGTGGAGATCCTGCGGCCGCCGGTCAAGGAGCCGTGGGGCCTCGTCGAGATGTGGATCGCCGACCCGGACGGCGTGCGCATCGCGGTGGTGGAGGTGCCGGAGGACCATCCGCTGCGGTACCGCCCCTAG